A genomic stretch from Pseudoliparis swirei isolate HS2019 ecotype Mariana Trench chromosome 18, NWPU_hadal_v1, whole genome shotgun sequence includes:
- the iqsec1b gene encoding IQ motif and SEC7 domain-containing protein 1 isoform X6, giving the protein MPLRASCSLRPQHVEGDAAGSEVGASLDPGGGYSCIPVTHSGGLGPDHLDNQLYGHILLPGHLRPRRPKLPHSQSILRKQAEEEAIKRSRSLSESYELSADLQDKQVEMLERKYGGRFITRHAARTIQTAFRQYQMNKNFERLRSSMSENRMSRRIVLSNMRMQFSFEGPEKVHSSYFEGKQVSLTDDGTKMGALVQSEHGGEMGLQAKTPTTQSDFTDAITELEDAFSRQVKSLAESIDDALNCRGQHGDDNQSEPGRSHHDMDREVSCQVKPAHGASEHRKLDEMTASYSDVTLYIDEEELSPPLPPSQSVDRTSSTESDLRQRSLNSSQDYWSLAHKDEKGDTDTSCRSTPSLEYQEQRLRVDHLPLLTIEPPSDSSVELSDRSDRSSSKRPNASDRTLGKQQNSPKHIGHSLPPRGPSRDEDAPRHRPRQLEAHLAINGTANRQSKSESDYSDGDNDSINSTSNSNDTINCSSESSSRDSLREQTLSKQTYHKETRNSWDSPAFSNDLIRKRHYRIGLNLFNKKPEKGIQYLIERNFVPDTPVGVAHFLLQRKGLSRQMIGEFLGNRQKQFNRDVLDCVVDEMDFSAMELDEALRKFQAHIRVQGEAQKVERLIEAYSQRYCICNPGVVRQFRNPDTIFILAFAIILLNTDMYSPNVKLEKKMKLEDFVKNLRGVDDGEDIPREMLVGIYERIRKRELKTNEDHVSQVQKVEKLIVGKKPIGSLHHGLGCVLSLPHRRLVCYCRLFEVPDPNKPQKLGLHQREIFLFNDLLVVTKILQKKKNSVTYSFRQSFSLYGMQVLLFENQYYPNGVRLTSAITGADIKVLINFNAPNPQDRKKFTDDLRESIAEIQEMEKYRIESELEKQKGVVRPSMAQKKETGNGNLSRGSLDDSYATGEGLKRSALSSSLRDLSDAGKRGRRSSAGSLDSNMEGSIISSPHMRRRTPSARDCPSRHSGQSLPNCSSLLGTLFGTRRVKSPSPTPQALHPTLISHTPHPANLHHTARSETDAPASAHHGQFCPVTQNPPPYHHHHHYHPPAHLQHPPHQYHPPASHGQQPAYPPHGHGGHPPHPAHGPHHHGPPPPSQAPSSTKPKHSGISTVV; this is encoded by the exons TGTGGAAGGTGATGCTGCAGGCAGCGAGGTGGGCGCCTCCCTGGACCCCGGCGGTGGCTACAGCTGCATCCCAGTGACCCACAGCGGCGGGCTGGGCCCCGACCACCTGGACAACCAGCTCTACGGACACATCCTGCTGCCCGGCCACTTGCGGCCCCGCCGACCCAAGCTCCCACACTCCCAGTCCATCCTCCGCaagcaggcagaggaggaggccatCAAGCGCTCCCGCTCGCTGTCGGAGAGCTATGAGCTCTCAGCGGACCTGCAGGACAAGCAG GTGGAGATGCTAGAGCGTAAATATGGTGGCCGTTTCATAACCCGGCATGCAGCCCGCACCATCCAGACAGCCTTCCGCCAGTACCAGATGAACAAGAACTTTGAGCGTCTCAGAAGTTCTATGTCTGAGAACCGTATGTCCAGGCGGATCGTCCTATCCAATATGAGAATGCAGTTTTCCTTTGAAGGACCTGAAAAAGTCCACAGCTCCTACTTCGAGGGAAAGCAGGTCTCACTAACTGATGACGGCACCAAAATGGGTGCCCTCGTGCAGTCGGAGCACGGCGGGGAGATGGGCCTGCAGGCCAAGACCCCCACCACGCAGAGCGACTTCACAGACGCTATCACAGAACTAGAAGATGCCTTCTCCAGGCAGGTCAAATCTCTAGCTGAGTCCATCGACGATGCGCTAAACTGTCGCGGTCAGCATGGTGACGACAACCAGTCGGAGCCGGGGAGAAGCCACCACGACATGGACAGGGAGGTCAGCTGCCAGGTGAAACCCGCCCACGGGGCTTCGGAACACCGCAAACTGGATGAGATGACGGCGTCTTACAGTGACGTTACCCTTTACATCGATGAAGAAGAACTGTCGCCACCACTGCCCCCGTCTCAATCTGTGGACCGCACCTCCAGCACCGAATCTGACTTGCGTCAGCGTTCCCTCAACTCTTCCCAGGACTACTGGTCACTGGCTCATAAGGATGAAAAGGGGGACACGGACACCAGCTGCCGAAGTACACCATCTCTGGAGTACCAAGAGCAGCGCTTGCGAGTGGACCACCTCCCCTTACTGACCATTGAGCCTCCGAGCGACAGCTCGGTGGAGCTCAGTGATCGCTCTGACCGCAGCTCCTCGAAGAGACCGAACGCCTCCGACCGGACTCTCGGCAAACAGCAGAACAGCCCCAAGCACATCGGCCACAGTCTGCCCCCCCGAGGGCCTTCCAGAGACGAGGACGCCCCGCGCCATCGGCCGCGGCAACTGGAGGCCCACCTGGCCATCAACGGCACCGCCAACCGGCAGAGCAAGTCGGAGTCCGATTACTCCGACGGCGACAACGACAGCATCAACAGCACGTCCAACTCCAACGACACCATCAACTGCAGCTCCGAGTCCTCGTCCAGGGACAGCCTGAGGGAGCAGACGCTCAGCAAGCAGAcgtaccacaaagagactcgcAACAGCTGGGACTCGCCTGCGTTCAGTAACGACCTCATTCGCAAGAGGCACTACCGCATCGGCCTCAATCTCTTCAACAA GAAACCAGAAAAAGGCATCCAGTATCTGATAGAGCGAAACTTTGTTCCGGACACTCCAGTGGGTGTGGCCCACTTCCTGCTCCAGAGGAAAGGCTTGAGTCGGCAGATGATCGGCGAGTTCTTGGGCAACAGACAGAAACAATTCAACCGAGATGTCCTCGA CTGTGTGGTGGATGAAATGGACTTCTCGGCTATGGAGCTGGACGAAGCACTCAGGAAATTCCAGGCACACATCAGAGTGCAAGGAGAAGCACAGAAGGTGGAGCGACTCATAGAGGCCTATAG CCAACGCTACTGCATCTGCAACCCCGGCGTGGTGCGGCAGTTCAGGAACCCCGACACCATCTTCATCCTGGCCTTCGCCATCATCCTCCTCAACACGGACATGTACAGCCCCAACGTCAAgctggagaagaagatgaagctgGAGGACTTTGTCAAGAATCTTCGAG gAGTGGACGACGGGGAAGACATCCCCCGAGAGATGCTGGTGGGGATTTATGAGCGGATCCGCAAGCGGGAGCTCAAGACCAACGAAGACCACGTGTCGCAGGTTCAGAAAGTGGAAAAACTCATCGTAGGAAAGAAGCCG ATCGGCTCGCTACACCATGGTCTGGGCTGT GTGCTCTCTTTACCCCACCGGAGACTGGTCTGCTACTGCAGACTTTTTGAAGTGCCCGACCCCAACAAACCTCAAAAGTTGGGCCTCCACCAAAGGGAGATCTTCCTCTTTAACGACCTGCTGGTG GTCACCAAAATtttacaaaagaagaagaactctGTGACGTACAGCTTTCGGCAGTCCTTCTCGCTTTACGGCATGCAAGTGCTGCTCTTTGAGAACCAGT ATTATCCCAATGGAGTCCGTCTGACCTCAGCCATTACCGGAGCTGACATCAAAGTCCTCATAAACTTCAACGCGCCCAATCCTCAGGACCGCAAAAAGTTCACTGACGATTTGCGAGAATCTATCGCTGAGATCCAAGAGATGGAGAAGTACCGGATAGAAT CTGAGCTGGAGAAGCAGAAGGGCGTGGTGAGGCCCAGCATGGCCCAGAAGAAGGAAACGGGCAACGGCAACCTGAGCCGAGGGAGCCTCGACGACAGCTACGCCACCGGCGAGGGTTTGAAGAGGAGCGCCCTCAGCAGCTCCCTACGTGACCTCTCGGAtgcag GCAAGCGTGGGAGACGCAGCAGTGCGGGATCACTAGACAGCAATATGGAA GGGTCCATCATTAGCAGCCCCCACATGCGCCGGAGGACCCCCTCGGCCCGAGACTGCCCGTCCCGCCACAGCGGCCAGTCGCTGCCCAACTGCTCCTCGCTGCTCGGAACGCTGTTCGGCACCCGGCGGGTGAAGTCCCCCAGCCCCACCCCACAGGCGCTGCACCCCACCCTCATCTCTCACACCCCTCACCCCGCCAACCTGCACCACACGGCCCGGTCGGAGACTGACGCGCCGGCCTCCGCCCACCACGGCCAGTTCTGCCCCGTGACCCAGAACCCCCCGccttaccaccaccaccaccactaccacccgCCGGCCCACCTGCAGCACCCGCCGCACCAGTACCACCCGCCGGCGTCTCACGGCCAGCAGCCGGCCTACCCGCCCCACGGCCACGGGGGTCATCCGCCGCACCCCGCCCACGGGCCCCACCACCACGGCCCGCCGCCGCCCTCTCAGGCTCCCAGCAGCACCAAGCCCAAACACAGCGGCATCAGCACGGTGGTCTGA